In the Hymenobacter volaticus genome, one interval contains:
- a CDS encoding Atu4866 domain-containing protein, with the protein MNISTTAASDGLPSAGHPYCGMWVTQDGYIRHELLPTGRYDEARGTRHSAYQGRYWVKGNHIDYRDDTGFTADGEFRDGVLYHAGMVLYREQPA; encoded by the coding sequence ATGAATATCTCAACTACTGCCGCTTCTGACGGCTTGCCATCGGCTGGGCACCCCTATTGCGGGATGTGGGTGACGCAGGATGGATACATCCGCCACGAACTGCTGCCGACTGGCCGCTACGATGAAGCACGCGGCACTCGCCACAGCGCCTATCAAGGCCGCTATTGGGTAAAGGGCAACCACATTGACTACCGCGACGACACCGGCTTTACGGCCGACGGCGAGTTCCGCGACGGCGTACTATATCACGCGGGCATGGTGCTCTATCGCGAGCAACCCGCTTAA
- a CDS encoding STAS/SEC14 domain-containing protein, which translates to MQELRSPTNRVYLTIDTDHVNRWVAVNWQGYLTKESIQAGAMAYTQALAESGYGCVLNDTREVRGPWDHSLDWVINVWAPQAAAAGLQYFAMITTPDSFADESASAFYAQLTAFQAKVFDNMHDAQAWLGQHARAITPTTNHSQTKL; encoded by the coding sequence ATGCAAGAGCTGAGGAGTCCAACCAACCGCGTTTACCTTACCATCGACACCGACCACGTTAACCGTTGGGTGGCCGTGAACTGGCAAGGTTATTTGACTAAAGAAAGCATTCAAGCTGGCGCAATGGCTTACACGCAAGCCTTGGCTGAATCCGGCTATGGGTGCGTGCTCAACGATACGCGGGAAGTGCGCGGCCCCTGGGACCACTCGCTGGATTGGGTAATCAACGTTTGGGCTCCCCAGGCGGCTGCCGCTGGCCTGCAGTACTTTGCCATGATTACCACCCCTGATTCCTTTGCCGACGAATCGGCTAGTGCGTTTTATGCGCAGCTGACGGCTTTTCAGGCCAAGGTATTCGACAACATGCATGATGCTCAGGCCTGGCTCGGCCAGCACGCTCGGGCTATTACTCCAACAACCAACCATTCCCAAACGAAATTGTAG
- a CDS encoding sialate O-acetylesterase, translating into MRLFAGISKWPVGLLSCLLLAAPAVQAEVTLNSLFSDHMVLQQQANVPIWGRARPGEAVTVSFKQQTVKTTADATGKWLVKLAKEPAGGPYTLRVTGDNNLAINDVLIGEVWLCSGQSNMERQLGPRPPQLPLVRWEQERDAANYPQIRQYTVPQKYASEKLDDANGNWQVCSPQTVVDFTAVGYFFAKNLYKDRKVPIGILNATFGGTPAEDWMSQSALAANPELAGFVSNYAARMNLGQGWHPTGEQLSGLYNGMINPLLPYALKGVAWYQGESNNGRADQYGNTLAALIGNWRQDFNQGNFPFLIVQIAPYKGTHPELRDGQLAVTRRVLNTALIVTTDCGDANDIHPTHKQPIGERLARAAQALAYGEKIEYSGPLYQSLSAKGNQLELRFSHTDRGLLAKDGLLKGFMIAGEDQRFVPATAVIQGKSILVYSDQVKHPVAVRYGWSDVPDVNLYNAAGLPASPFRTDGQ; encoded by the coding sequence ATGCGTTTGTTTGCCGGTATTTCTAAATGGCCCGTGGGACTGCTGAGTTGCCTGCTCCTCGCCGCGCCTGCAGTGCAGGCTGAGGTTACGCTGAACAGCTTGTTCAGCGACCACATGGTGTTGCAGCAGCAGGCCAACGTGCCGATTTGGGGGCGCGCCCGGCCTGGTGAGGCTGTCACGGTCAGCTTCAAGCAGCAAACCGTGAAGACCACCGCCGATGCCACGGGCAAATGGTTGGTGAAGCTTGCTAAAGAACCAGCGGGCGGACCCTACACTCTGCGCGTTACCGGGGACAACAATTTGGCAATTAATGATGTGCTGATCGGGGAGGTGTGGTTGTGCAGCGGCCAGTCGAACATGGAGCGGCAACTGGGCCCGCGGCCGCCGCAATTGCCGTTAGTTCGATGGGAGCAAGAGCGCGACGCGGCCAACTACCCCCAGATCCGGCAGTACACTGTCCCACAGAAGTATGCGTCCGAGAAGTTGGACGACGCGAATGGCAACTGGCAGGTATGCTCGCCGCAGACCGTAGTCGATTTTACGGCCGTGGGTTACTTCTTTGCTAAGAACCTCTATAAGGATCGGAAGGTACCCATCGGCATCCTTAACGCTACTTTTGGCGGTACCCCAGCGGAGGACTGGATGAGCCAAAGCGCCTTGGCCGCTAATCCCGAACTCGCAGGCTTTGTCAGCAACTACGCCGCCCGCATGAATCTGGGCCAAGGCTGGCACCCAACCGGCGAGCAGTTGAGCGGGCTCTACAACGGTATGATCAACCCCTTGCTGCCCTACGCCCTGAAAGGGGTGGCTTGGTATCAGGGCGAATCCAACAACGGTCGGGCCGACCAGTACGGCAATACGCTCGCGGCTTTGATTGGCAACTGGCGCCAGGATTTCAACCAAGGCAACTTTCCGTTTCTGATTGTGCAGATTGCGCCCTATAAAGGCACCCACCCCGAGCTCCGCGACGGACAACTCGCCGTGACGCGCCGGGTTTTAAACACGGCCCTGATTGTCACCACTGACTGCGGCGATGCCAACGACATTCACCCCACACACAAGCAACCCATCGGCGAGCGGTTAGCGCGGGCGGCGCAGGCGTTGGCCTACGGAGAGAAGATTGAATACAGTGGTCCGCTCTACCAGTCTTTGAGTGCTAAGGGCAATCAGCTGGAACTGCGTTTCTCTCACACCGACCGTGGCCTACTGGCGAAGGATGGCCTTCTGAAAGGCTTCATGATTGCCGGCGAAGACCAGCGGTTCGTGCCGGCTACCGCGGTTATCCAAGGCAAAAGCATTTTGGTCTACAGCGACCAAGTGAAGCATCCCGTAGCCGTGCGCTACGGCTGGAGCGACGTCCCCGACGTGAATTTGTACAATGCAGCGGGTTTGCCGGCATCTCCTTTCCGGACTGACGGGCAGTAA
- a CDS encoding T9SS type A sorting domain-containing protein: protein MKQHFTRFLLVATSWLLSASTTQAQSRPASTTTTLSKLLPQLALPATAPALRLPASAPGVGPTKRLVQAHPSGPLTARSGSHSGQARTTITETVTQAGIALVNYQAPSGFFFGLVDRVVDAAGNTYLTGSLQSMTEPPTGPMANADFLVVKYSPSGQKLWERSYNNYDVSLAISSDDRPVAVAVDAAGNVLVTGSTSTFDRRISRAFAGFLTLKYSPTGALLWNQRVQGARVASVLDLAVDAAGNVYVEASSSSDISTFAFQRTTVKYSPAGQQLWSTTRAATDLGDTQQLAVEASGGVCLYGKHTIKKYAGASGQLQWTVHSTSDINDLQVDAAGNVLTTGTAASDYATAKYAGASGQQLWEARYDGLAHAGDVGTALRVDAAGNVVVTGRSDGDNTSQDFATLRYDGTSGQQLWVARYNGAANRADVATTLELDRAGNVYVTGRSISGRGDNDFSTIKYTSAGQQQWQIGYNGPNNSDDVPTSIVLDVTGNLYVGSGNTTVTYAQRSIQEGWTARYTGAGSSAEVAKEVVTDAAGNVYVTGYAYNGRNYDYATVKYGANGQQLWEARYNGPADGEDLPTNVVVDATGNVYVSGTSYSATESDYATIKYSPTGQQLWEARYNGPASGYDLAAKVAVDAAGAVYVTGSSDNGGNGSYDYATLKYSASGQQLWQAHYNGPANSYDLAADLVVDGTGDVYVTGTTYSDAQSDYATLKYAGAGGQQLWEQIYNGPHNGYDEAAKLALVGAQQTSVVVAGTSDGGTSTGFDMATTAYQVSTGQPQWNYRYNSPQSGDDVVADLAVSQNNQVVVVGTSYGSTSADYVTHVLLNGQLQWQARYNGPDNSYDEARAVALDAAGNAYVTGLSYNNDGTNDYATVKYAAQGSGEELWAARYDGTGSYDEAIGLAIDARNNVYVSGYSFSSDTGYDFATLQYSQTTGAGPLALATKIASSGAASAPLATATLIRQPAQALTVYPNPASGPATVSFRPMQEGMAQVLIFNQLGQPVATLYKGQVRQGEHYEFSLNSQKLAAGLYTCSLLVGGQRETVRVLIAP from the coding sequence ATGAAACAACATTTTACCCGCTTCTTGCTCGTGGCCACCAGTTGGCTCTTGAGCGCATCAACCACGCAGGCCCAAAGCAGACCCGCTTCTACCACCACTACCCTTTCGAAGCTCTTGCCGCAGCTTGCGCTACCAGCTACCGCACCAGCACTACGCCTGCCTGCCTCTGCACCAGGAGTAGGGCCAACCAAACGCTTGGTCCAGGCCCACCCCAGCGGCCCCCTCACCGCCCGCTCCGGCAGCCACTCAGGCCAGGCCCGCACTACCATCACCGAAACCGTCACCCAGGCCGGAATTGCCCTGGTCAACTATCAAGCTCCCTCGGGGTTTTTCTTTGGTTTAGTTGATCGGGTGGTAGACGCTGCCGGCAACACCTACCTGACCGGCTCGCTTCAGTCGATGACCGAGCCCCCAACCGGGCCCATGGCCAATGCCGATTTTCTAGTCGTGAAGTATTCGCCCAGCGGCCAGAAACTCTGGGAACGAAGCTACAACAACTACGACGTTTCGCTTGCTATCTCGAGCGACGACCGGCCCGTGGCCGTAGCCGTGGATGCCGCCGGCAACGTACTCGTGACGGGCTCGACGAGCACCTTTGATCGGCGGATCTCGCGCGCTTTTGCTGGCTTTCTCACCCTCAAGTATTCACCCACGGGCGCTCTGCTCTGGAACCAACGCGTGCAGGGGGCCCGGGTTGCGTCGGTGCTCGACTTGGCTGTGGACGCGGCCGGCAATGTGTACGTGGAGGCGAGCTCGAGTTCGGATATTAGTACGTTTGCCTTCCAACGCACCACGGTGAAGTATTCGCCCGCGGGGCAGCAGCTCTGGTCGACGACGCGCGCGGCGACAGACCTCGGCGACACGCAGCAGCTAGCCGTCGAGGCCAGTGGGGGGGTGTGCCTATATGGCAAGCATACCATCAAGAAATATGCGGGCGCGAGTGGCCAACTCCAATGGACTGTGCATAGCACCAGTGACATCAACGACCTGCAGGTGGACGCAGCTGGCAACGTGCTGACGACGGGCACAGCAGCCAGCGACTACGCCACCGCCAAGTATGCGGGCGCCAGTGGCCAGCAGCTCTGGGAAGCGCGCTACGACGGCCTGGCCCATGCCGGCGATGTTGGGACGGCGCTTCGGGTTGATGCCGCGGGGAACGTGGTCGTGACCGGCCGCTCAGACGGTGACAATACCAGTCAAGACTTCGCCACGCTTCGCTACGATGGAACCAGCGGTCAGCAGTTGTGGGTGGCACGCTACAATGGGGCTGCCAACCGTGCCGATGTCGCCACAACGCTCGAGCTCGACCGCGCCGGCAACGTGTATGTGACTGGCCGCTCGATCAGTGGCCGGGGAGACAACGACTTCAGCACCATCAAATACACGTCTGCGGGCCAGCAGCAGTGGCAAATAGGCTACAACGGCCCCAATAACAGCGATGATGTGCCAACCTCCATTGTACTTGATGTAACTGGCAACCTGTACGTGGGAAGCGGCAACACGACCGTCACGTACGCGCAGCGCAGCATACAGGAGGGATGGACCGCACGCTATACGGGAGCGGGCAGCAGTGCCGAAGTGGCTAAGGAGGTAGTGACGGACGCAGCCGGTAACGTGTACGTGACGGGGTACGCGTACAATGGGCGCAACTACGACTATGCCACCGTCAAGTACGGCGCTAATGGCCAGCAACTGTGGGAGGCTCGCTACAATGGGCCCGCCGATGGGGAAGATCTGCCCACCAATGTAGTAGTAGATGCCACCGGCAACGTTTACGTTTCGGGCACTTCTTATAGTGCCACCGAAAGCGACTATGCTACCATTAAGTACTCGCCCACCGGCCAGCAACTATGGGAGGCTCGCTACAATGGCCCGGCTAGCGGCTACGACCTAGCCGCTAAGGTGGCCGTAGACGCCGCGGGCGCTGTGTACGTGACGGGCTCCTCGGACAATGGCGGCAACGGTAGCTATGACTACGCCACACTTAAGTACAGCGCTAGTGGCCAGCAACTCTGGCAGGCGCACTACAATGGGCCCGCCAACAGCTATGACCTAGCCGCGGATTTGGTAGTAGATGGGACCGGGGATGTGTACGTGACGGGCACCACCTACTCCGACGCGCAGAGTGACTATGCTACGCTCAAGTACGCTGGCGCCGGTGGCCAGCAGCTTTGGGAACAGATCTACAATGGCCCCCACAATGGCTACGATGAGGCGGCCAAGTTGGCCCTAGTTGGTGCGCAGCAAACGAGCGTAGTGGTGGCGGGCACCTCCGACGGAGGGACCAGCACGGGTTTCGACATGGCCACGACCGCTTACCAGGTGAGCACTGGCCAGCCGCAGTGGAATTACCGCTACAACAGCCCGCAGAGCGGCGATGACGTGGTGGCCGACTTAGCCGTGAGCCAAAATAACCAAGTGGTGGTGGTGGGTACAAGCTACGGCAGCACCAGCGCCGATTACGTCACGCACGTGCTACTCAATGGGCAGTTGCAATGGCAGGCCCGCTACAACGGCCCCGACAACAGCTACGACGAGGCCAGAGCCGTGGCCCTGGATGCAGCCGGCAACGCCTACGTGACCGGCCTCTCCTATAACAACGACGGCACCAACGACTATGCTACTGTCAAGTATGCCGCCCAGGGTAGCGGGGAAGAACTCTGGGCTGCCCGCTACGACGGGACCGGAAGCTACGACGAGGCCATCGGCCTCGCTATCGACGCCCGCAACAACGTGTATGTAAGCGGCTATTCGTTCAGCTCCGACACGGGCTATGACTTCGCTACCCTGCAATACAGCCAAACCACTGGGGCCGGGCCGCTGGCATTGGCCACCAAGATTGCCTCATCTGGGGCTGCCAGTGCCCCGTTGGCCACCGCAACCCTCATCCGCCAGCCAGCGCAGGCCCTAACGGTGTATCCTAACCCAGCCAGTGGTCCGGCCACGGTTAGCTTCCGTCCGATGCAAGAAGGAATGGCTCAGGTGCTGATCTTCAACCAACTGGGCCAGCCGGTGGCCACTTTGTATAAGGGCCAAGTACGCCAAGGGGAGCACTATGAATTCTCGCTCAACAGCCAAAAGCTGGCCGCGGGTCTTTACACCTGCTCGTTGCTGGTGGGCGGGCAGCGTGAAACCGTGCGGGTACTAATCGCGCCCTAA
- the pelA gene encoding pectate lyase → MTRYVLVFLYLLLEGAFAAQAQGKAKQQIVVAQKGAADFRTIQAAINSLPKGGAQLPVVFIKNGTYREKVTIDSLPNLVLRGQSEEGVLVTISQANATFRCDPANAGRWDVATLNLRNSPGVTLEKLTVTNTYGADHPNGETISCASELGGQKVINSADHQMALYTAANTTRLFVRHCTFRTRGNDTVSPWDKEAGMYYFLDCTMEGSVDFYCPRGWAYAENCRFICHNPNAAIWHDGSMNQDAKTVLKNCTFTGDKDFKLGRYHHDSQFYLIDCRFDRNMADADIYPAPSGDSAPLWGKRVYYYNCRRDGENYAWLRDNLTTAVNAPTPQQITANWTFGGRWNPDPKAPKLPAPGPVAQDSIAERMLFYQRTDGGWPKAIGDAKVDYKHPLSTVQKATLTDDAGRNDATIDNNATTREITYLLHAFTTTSNPTYRRAAERGISYLLQMQYSNGGFPQFYPDKSSYRHQITYNDDAMVRVLTLLRAVVERKGDYASVEQDLRLKAQQAVERGIACILQTQYVQHGKLTAWCAQYDEKTLLPAKARTFELPSLSGSETVGIVEFLMYIENPSPAVRRSITSAVEWLTAVKIAGYAVKTIQDPKLPKGYDRVIVAEPGATMWARFYDLETNKPIYVGRNSEKKNSLAEIEYERRTGYGYAGTWPATLLTKDYPAWQQKWEKK, encoded by the coding sequence ATGACCCGATATGTACTTGTCTTCCTATATCTGTTGCTTGAAGGCGCATTCGCGGCCCAGGCACAGGGCAAAGCGAAGCAACAAATTGTAGTAGCCCAAAAAGGAGCGGCTGATTTTCGTACCATTCAAGCGGCTATCAATAGCCTGCCGAAAGGCGGCGCCCAGCTGCCGGTGGTATTCATCAAAAACGGCACCTACCGCGAAAAGGTAACCATCGACAGCCTACCGAACTTGGTGCTACGAGGGCAGAGCGAGGAAGGCGTCCTTGTCACGATTTCGCAAGCGAATGCCACCTTCCGCTGCGACCCGGCTAATGCCGGCCGCTGGGACGTGGCCACGCTCAACCTGCGCAACAGTCCGGGGGTGACACTGGAAAAGCTAACCGTCACCAACACCTACGGCGCCGACCATCCCAACGGAGAAACCATTAGCTGCGCAAGCGAACTAGGGGGCCAGAAAGTAATCAACAGCGCCGACCACCAGATGGCGCTTTATACGGCGGCTAATACTACGCGCTTATTCGTGCGTCACTGCACTTTCCGCACGCGCGGCAACGACACCGTAAGCCCCTGGGACAAGGAAGCGGGGATGTATTACTTTCTAGATTGCACCATGGAAGGCTCGGTGGATTTCTATTGCCCACGCGGTTGGGCTTACGCCGAAAACTGCCGTTTTATCTGCCACAATCCGAACGCCGCTATCTGGCATGATGGCTCCATGAACCAGGATGCCAAAACGGTGCTCAAAAACTGCACCTTCACCGGCGACAAAGACTTTAAGCTCGGCCGCTACCACCACGATTCACAATTCTATCTGATTGATTGCCGCTTCGACCGCAACATGGCCGATGCCGACATCTACCCCGCTCCGTCGGGCGACTCGGCGCCACTGTGGGGCAAGCGGGTATATTACTACAACTGCCGCCGCGACGGCGAAAACTACGCTTGGCTGCGCGACAACCTGACCACAGCAGTAAATGCACCCACACCCCAGCAAATCACAGCCAACTGGACATTTGGGGGGCGTTGGAATCCCGATCCTAAAGCTCCAAAATTGCCCGCACCTGGTCCCGTTGCGCAGGATAGCATTGCCGAACGGATGCTGTTCTATCAGCGCACGGATGGTGGCTGGCCTAAGGCCATTGGCGACGCAAAAGTGGATTACAAACATCCCCTGAGCACTGTGCAGAAGGCCACCCTCACCGATGATGCTGGCCGCAACGATGCCACCATCGATAACAATGCCACCACCCGCGAAATCACGTATCTGCTCCACGCCTTCACCACCACCAGCAACCCAACCTACCGCCGGGCCGCCGAACGGGGAATCAGCTACTTACTGCAAATGCAGTACTCTAACGGCGGCTTTCCGCAGTTTTATCCGGACAAGAGCAGTTACCGCCACCAAATCACTTACAACGACGACGCCATGGTTCGGGTGTTAACGCTGCTGCGCGCCGTAGTGGAGCGGAAAGGCGATTATGCCAGCGTCGAGCAAGACTTGCGTTTGAAAGCGCAGCAAGCTGTGGAGCGCGGTATTGCCTGCATCCTGCAAACGCAGTACGTGCAGCACGGTAAGCTCACGGCCTGGTGCGCGCAATACGACGAGAAAACCTTATTGCCCGCCAAAGCCCGCACGTTCGAGCTGCCTTCCTTGAGCGGGAGTGAGACGGTCGGCATCGTGGAGTTTTTGATGTACATTGAAAATCCCTCGCCAGCCGTCCGAAGGTCAATTACTAGTGCCGTGGAGTGGCTGACAGCAGTGAAAATCGCTGGCTACGCCGTAAAAACCATCCAAGACCCCAAACTGCCTAAAGGGTACGACCGAGTAATAGTTGCCGAACCTGGCGCCACTATGTGGGCCCGTTTTTATGATTTAGAGACCAACAAGCCTATCTACGTGGGCCGCAACAGCGAAAAGAAAAACTCCTTAGCGGAGATTGAATACGAACGGCGCACGGGCTATGGCTACGCCGGTACCTGGCCTGCCACGTTGTTGACAAAGGATTACCCGGCGTGGCAGCAGAAGTGGGAAAAAAAGTAG
- a CDS encoding alpha/beta hydrolase family protein, translated as MRHWLLFVLLLGACWPVKGQVNSAALAWKNNTAYNSYLMRTVHQQYADRLMEVREAVSSQKAMLRYQQTRRARYQGILGDLPPKMALNARVVGSLAQAEFRVERIMFESAPHRYVTGNLYVPAGQGPFPVVLSLSGHGMNGKVSDQRVGILFASHGIAVFAVDPVAQGERLQLTDRNGNALTRGATTEHTLLNAGANLVGTSVAAYEYYDNTRALDYLETRPDLDKNKMGCIGSSGGGTQTTYLIALDQRIKAATVCSYVSRRERVLELSGPSDGCQHIPNEGREHLEISDFLTLFAPKPLLIMSGLYDFVDYWGATQAYDELKKVYHVFKADQQVSLFTAETGHGMPQPKREAAITWFRTWLCKDATPVLETAAAAIPEKELLCTSTGQISTAFPEAVSMPQYHQALAQGYAAQRAAFIRQDRAAVTQQVRALLGIMTPQAKIRVEGTGTVAARTYTLSKYQLNRAGEMPVPCVVLAPENVTPTATVVLYLNAAGKENILADEPTLNAFLNRGDLLVLADLRGFGETTDPAELNDLKYWTKEYRNAMLGLHIGAPVMGQRVLDIESLLDFITTDPNLKGHPVKLIANGLYGPAAVHAAYLDQRISSTEISRSVKSFQQLLQNPMQNDAYSNVLYGVLKYYDLQDLIEKAGSGKIRFVD; from the coding sequence ATGCGCCACTGGCTGCTTTTTGTTCTACTTCTAGGGGCCTGCTGGCCCGTAAAAGGGCAGGTGAATTCCGCGGCGCTAGCCTGGAAAAACAACACTGCGTACAACTCTTACCTGATGCGCACAGTGCATCAGCAGTACGCCGACCGCTTAATGGAAGTGCGTGAGGCCGTGTCTTCCCAAAAGGCCATGCTACGGTATCAGCAAACCCGGCGGGCGCGCTATCAAGGCATCCTAGGTGATTTACCGCCGAAAATGGCGCTGAACGCGCGGGTTGTGGGTTCTTTGGCGCAGGCCGAATTCCGGGTTGAGCGCATCATGTTTGAAAGCGCCCCGCACCGCTACGTAACGGGTAACCTGTACGTACCGGCGGGCCAAGGACCCTTTCCAGTGGTTTTGTCGCTTTCTGGGCACGGCATGAATGGCAAGGTGTCCGATCAGCGCGTGGGAATATTGTTTGCCTCGCACGGCATTGCCGTGTTTGCCGTCGACCCGGTAGCGCAGGGCGAGCGGCTCCAGCTAACCGACCGCAACGGCAACGCCCTGACGCGCGGCGCGACCACCGAACACACGCTCCTGAATGCCGGCGCCAACCTGGTGGGCACCAGCGTAGCCGCCTACGAATACTACGACAACACCCGGGCCCTCGACTACCTGGAAACGCGGCCCGACCTAGACAAAAACAAGATGGGCTGCATCGGCAGTTCGGGCGGGGGCACCCAAACTACGTATCTGATTGCGCTGGACCAGCGAATAAAAGCGGCCACCGTGTGCAGCTACGTGTCGCGGCGGGAGCGGGTGCTGGAGCTGAGCGGCCCTTCGGACGGGTGCCAGCATATTCCCAATGAAGGCCGGGAGCACCTGGAAATCTCGGATTTCCTGACGCTGTTTGCACCCAAACCTTTGCTCATTATGTCCGGCCTCTACGACTTCGTGGACTATTGGGGCGCCACGCAGGCGTACGACGAGCTGAAAAAGGTGTATCACGTATTCAAGGCCGACCAACAGGTTAGCCTGTTTACGGCCGAAACGGGTCACGGCATGCCGCAGCCCAAGCGTGAAGCCGCCATTACTTGGTTCCGAACCTGGCTCTGTAAAGATGCCACGCCGGTGCTGGAAACCGCAGCGGCCGCCATTCCAGAAAAAGAATTGCTCTGCACCAGCACGGGGCAAATCAGCACCGCTTTCCCGGAGGCAGTTAGTATGCCGCAGTACCACCAAGCGCTGGCGCAGGGCTACGCCGCGCAACGCGCCGCCTTTATTCGGCAAGACCGAGCCGCGGTAACTCAGCAGGTACGAGCACTGCTCGGCATAATGACTCCGCAAGCGAAAATTCGAGTGGAAGGCACGGGCACGGTGGCCGCTCGCACGTACACCCTCAGCAAATACCAGCTCAACCGGGCGGGCGAAATGCCGGTGCCGTGCGTGGTGCTGGCGCCGGAAAATGTAACTCCCACGGCTACTGTAGTGCTGTATCTGAATGCCGCTGGCAAGGAGAATATACTGGCCGATGAGCCGACCCTAAACGCCTTTCTGAACCGGGGCGACCTGCTGGTGCTGGCCGACCTGCGCGGCTTCGGCGAAACAACCGACCCCGCCGAATTAAACGACTTGAAGTACTGGACCAAGGAATACCGCAACGCCATGCTGGGTCTGCACATCGGCGCGCCGGTAATGGGACAGCGGGTGCTGGATATAGAGTCGCTCTTGGATTTCATAACGACCGACCCTAACCTGAAAGGCCACCCGGTAAAGCTAATTGCCAACGGGCTCTACGGCCCCGCTGCCGTTCACGCTGCCTACCTCGACCAACGAATCAGCAGCACGGAGATATCCCGATCCGTGAAATCATTTCAACAGCTGCTACAGAACCCGATGCAGAACGACGCCTACTCCAACGTGCTGTATGGCGTGCTGAAGTATTACGACCTCCAGGATCTGATAGAGAAAGCCGGCAGCGGCAAAATCAGGTTCGTGGACTAA
- a CDS encoding glycoside hydrolase family 28 protein has translation MGKSNTRRRFLKMAGQSLLVAPVASSLVGCGVTNTATQALADSKVAAAGSNPGQPKVSFNVRDYGATGDGTTKDTKAIQLALDRCWVLGGGEVVVPAGSYLTGAIALKSNTLLRLAKDALLLGTPDFADYPVMQVRWEGKWIPGHVGLIYAIEANNIGVVGPGKIMGNHALGGRPNAENPLRHPALIEPIGCNNLRFEDFSTDYFQMWCLHPTYCENIAIKNLTIRSTGGNGDGIDIDSCKHVRIEGCDINTGDDCISLKSGRGMEGYSLLHTTEDVHISNCTFADSIFACIGIGSETSGGIRNVRIEHCKFTYAKTHAIYIKSRPGRGAFIENIVVDDIDVAGMEGGFLRFNLLGSGLQDQNPVPGDEGIPTVKNFHFSNVRVKDVPVLVEGTSVHPNKPLDGFSLINVTGTCAKGIALANIKKAKLRDLHVTGFSGPLLSVSNVTGSGLEGAVAIDPPKLPDPVPMPTQPYKIG, from the coding sequence ATGGGAAAATCAAATACGCGCCGGCGCTTTCTGAAAATGGCTGGACAGAGTTTACTGGTCGCGCCGGTTGCTTCTTCGCTGGTAGGATGCGGCGTAACCAACACAGCTACCCAGGCGCTTGCCGACTCGAAAGTTGCCGCAGCCGGTTCAAACCCCGGCCAGCCCAAGGTCAGCTTTAATGTGCGCGACTATGGCGCTACCGGCGACGGTACCACCAAAGACACAAAGGCCATTCAATTGGCGCTAGACCGCTGCTGGGTGTTAGGCGGCGGCGAAGTGGTAGTGCCCGCTGGCAGTTACCTCACGGGAGCTATTGCCTTGAAATCGAACACGCTGCTGCGCCTCGCCAAAGATGCTCTCCTGCTGGGCACGCCCGACTTCGCCGATTACCCAGTGATGCAAGTGCGTTGGGAAGGCAAATGGATACCCGGCCACGTCGGGCTTATTTATGCTATTGAAGCCAATAATATCGGGGTTGTTGGGCCGGGCAAGATCATGGGCAACCACGCCCTGGGCGGCCGACCCAACGCCGAAAATCCGTTGCGTCACCCAGCGCTGATTGAGCCTATTGGGTGCAACAATTTGCGCTTCGAGGATTTCTCGACCGACTATTTCCAGATGTGGTGTTTGCATCCCACGTACTGCGAAAACATTGCCATTAAAAATCTTACCATCCGCAGCACCGGCGGGAACGGCGACGGCATCGATATCGACTCGTGCAAGCATGTGCGCATCGAGGGCTGCGACATCAACACCGGCGACGACTGCATTTCCCTGAAGTCGGGGCGCGGCATGGAGGGCTACTCGCTGTTGCACACCACCGAGGACGTGCACATCAGCAACTGCACGTTTGCCGACTCTATCTTTGCTTGCATCGGGATTGGCAGCGAAACATCGGGTGGGATTCGCAACGTGCGCATCGAGCACTGCAAGTTCACGTACGCCAAAACCCACGCCATCTACATCAAGAGCCGGCCCGGCCGAGGCGCTTTCATCGAGAACATTGTCGTCGATGATATCGACGTAGCGGGCATGGAGGGAGGCTTTCTGCGGTTCAACTTGCTGGGCAGCGGCTTGCAAGACCAAAACCCCGTGCCCGGCGACGAAGGCATTCCCACGGTCAAGAACTTCCACTTTTCCAACGTGCGCGTCAAGGACGTACCAGTACTAGTAGAAGGCACCTCGGTGCATCCCAACAAGCCGCTGGATGGCTTTTCGCTGATCAACGTGACGGGCACCTGCGCTAAAGGCATTGCGCTGGCCAACATCAAGAAAGCCAAGCTGCGCGACCTACATGTAACGGGTTTCAGCGGTCCGCTGCTGAGTGTGAGCAACGTAACCGGCTCCGGCCTGGAAGGCGCTGTCGCAATCGACCCACCCAAGCTCCCCGACCCGGTGCCAATGCCCACCCAACCCTACAAAATAGGCTAG